The Microbulbifer sp. YPW1 genome contains the following window.
TGCCACCAGTGTGCGTAGGGGAAGCTGTCCGTCCTCCAGTAGATCAGGCTTGCCTATGTGTGCGGTCAGGAATCCCTCGTATAGATAGCGGTTGTCGTGGTAGTTGTGACAACCCGCACTGGCACAGGTATCGAAGCCAAAGCCGGCGTGATTGGGGCGGTTTTCCGCGATATCACTGTGGCAGTGCACACAGAAATCCCCCGCAAGGGTGACTCCCATCTCGTGGGTGATTTCCGGCTTGTGCTCCGTGTGGCAGGACACGCACTGGCGAGCGTCCAGCTGGTTTAACAGGTTGGCATTTCTCGGGTCGAGAAATTTCTTGCGCGGGTGGCTATCGTTTGCCAGCCCCAGTTCTTCACTGTGACAGCCGGTACAGGCCTGCTGGATCACCTCCTGACCCGCGAAGCCATCACCGTGGCAGGTAGTGCAGGCGAGTTCGACCTGATGGTGACCGTGGGTAGCCTCACCGCTGAGAAAATACGATTTATCCGAGGCCTCCAGGTTGTACGTGATCAGTGCGGCAACGCACAAAGTCAGTACCAGGCCGTAGTGCCAGAACTTGAATTTATAGTTTTTCATTTAAAAGTAATACACGGCGAGGACATGGAAAAAGATTAATACGGGCAGTGCCCACAGCAGCGCGTAGTGGACCCGGGACCACCACTTGCGATGTTCGCGCAACTTCAGATCGGTCCAGTGGTGATTGCGGGCCATAAATACTCCCACCAGGGAGCCCGTACAGGTGGCCGCGAGGAATACCAGCATCAGCGCAAGGTTTAGGTTCTCACCCAGGCGGAACCCGGTGTGTACGATAAGTACCAGCAGTGCCGCACAGCCAACGATACTGTGAAAGTAGCGCCAGTGATCCAGGTGGCCGAGATTGCGCTTTTTCAAACGCTTGCGCAGGCTCAGGCTGGCGGTCAGCAGACACAGCCCGAGCAGGGTGTAGCCGCTCACCTGCTTCCAGAAATTGTCGTACCAGAGGTTTTTCAGGTACCAGTTGACCTGCACACTGTTGCTGACGTCGGGCGCAGGCAGAAACACCGCGATTGCAATCAACAACAGGGAGAGGAGGGATACCAATAAGATACTCGTCGCGTGTCGCATGACGAGATTGGGAACAGGGGTGTCGAGCAGCTCTGCCATGATCGGTCGACAACTGCCGCACACCGATCCGGCCTGAGTCTCCATTTCCAGGTCGTGTAGCGAGCGTTTGCCATTGGCGATGGCCGTGCAGAGCTCCCCCTTACTGACACCATTACACTGGCAGACCAGATAGCTGTCTGGTTGCTGTTTTATCCCCTGCTTTTCCTGTTTTGTCCACAGGTAGCCATCCCGCTCAAATCGGCGCAGGGAAGCCGTTGAAATCGCCTCGCCACTGTTGATGGCCGCACTCACACGGGATCGTTCGGGCCAGGCACCGATCAGGCTGGCACCTACGAGCTTTCCGTCGCTCAGGTAGATTTCCCGGCACTGCCCTCGGAAGCGGTTTTCGTAGCGATACACGCTCGATTCACCAGCGGGCGCGGTCTTGCCGAGCAGTGCACAGGGGATATGGGCAATCTTGAGTTCGATATCTGTGCGGCTGCCGGAATAGGGTGCCGGAATGTCTTTTTCTTTTGTGGCGCAGATATGCCGGGCGCAAATATCGGCCTGCTCGAATCCGGGGCGCACCAGTTGATACACCAGCTCTGCAAATTCGGCACATTCACCTATCGCGTAAATATCCGGGTCGCTGGTTTGCATAAAGGAGGAAACCTGGATGCCACGTGCTGTGTTGAGACCAGATTCCTCACCCAGAGTGGTTTCAGGAGTGATGCCGGTACACAAAACTACGGTGTCCACCTGAAGGCTTTCCCCGCTTGAGAGCTGCACGCCGGTAACAGCCTTGCTGCCGTTGAATGCCTGGATCTCGACCCCAGACATCAGCTCCACCTGGAGTACGGTGAGGGCAGCCTTGAGATAGTTTTCTGATGCCGTACTCAGCTTCCCACCGAGTAAGCCCTGACGGGCCAGAAGTACAACCCGGTTCTTTTGTGTCTTAAGCGCGGCAGCGGCTTCCAATCCCAGTGCGCCCGCGCCTGCTACCAGAATGGTCTGACTCCTGTCGCGCAGATGGGTAAGTGCCTTGGCATCCCGCAGCTCGCGGAAAGGAATGATGTTTTCCAGGTTTGCGCCGGGTATATCCGGGATTCGCGGTCGGGATCCGGTGGCGAGGATTAGCTTGGTATAGGGTTGGGGGGTGCCTTCCTCATCAAAGACGATACGCTCTTGTCGATCGATACGGGTAATTCGGCGGTTGTGATATTCGGCGAGTCGGCCCGCGGATTGTTTCCGTACCGGGTTTTCCAGTTCTTGCAGGGAGAGTTCCTGGGATAGGTACTGGGACAACCTGACCCTGTTATACGGGGCTTCGTCCTCTGCGCCGATCAGTACGACCTGGGCATCGTCGCTGTTCTCCAGCAAGCGCTCTGCACATCGAACACCCACCGGGCCAGCACCGATGACTACATAGATGGGGTAGTCTGTAGTTTGCTGACGGGCTTCGTGCTGCGGTATCGAAAGCCGCTTCTCCACGGAAACTTCGGTCACAAGTTTCCCCCGAAGTACTTCCCTGTACCCGTCTTGCGGGTCTTCCCTCGAGTCATCATCAAGCCTGCTTTTGTTATTGTTGTCGTTTTTAAGAGATGTATTCTTATTTTCCGCAATGGAACCTTTCAGGATTTCAGCTGAGGATAAAATTTATCGGACTAGTGTTTTACCGGCGAAAATCCTGTTACGAGTATCGATACAGTGTATAAAGTTCCCGCTCTTCCAGAGAGACCCTTCGGGTCAGCGCTTCGCCGATTTTTTCATAGTCCTGTTTGAAGTCCATCAGCATCTTTCCGGTAAAAACCTCGCGGGAGTAGCGCTTGCAAAACTGCACTACGGCGTTGGCAATATCATTCATATCGGAACGAAAATCTTTGACGATCTGCAGCGTATGGTTGTCATCGCTGAGAGATTGTTCCAGATACACATAAAAGCTGACGTTTTCTTTGATCAGGTGGGCCTGGAAAGTTGACTTGAATGCTTTCAATAGCTCAGAAATTTTTTGGAAATCCTGCCTTTCATAACCCTCTGACCAGATGCGTTGATAGATCTGGATCAGTTCTTTGTGATCACCTTTAAGATCGTGGATCAGATTCGGGTCGAAGCTGATCGAGCGGCCCTGTCCGGGGCCGTGGGGATCACGATTCCCTGAAGATGTATTGTTGCGGGACTTCCCGGAAAAAATGCGGAACATAGTCTGAGCCTTTTATCGGACTTATCTGGGTATTGTTTTGGCTTTATCGCAGATAAAGAGGAGTAGGAATTTTGCCGCGCCCGGGCGTGATTGAAAGTGTTTTTTTAGATTTATATTCCAGCTGCATGGTCAGCTTGAGAATTTTGTCACAATTTTAATCGAGGGAGAATAGCGCCAGCGAAAAACAGAAGGGATTTACCTGGAAAAATGAATATAAATTTTATTTTTGGTGTGATCTGACTGAGACGAAAAAAGCAGTATTTATTGGTACTCTCGTACCCATTGTTTCGGCTTTTTATTCTGTCTGAGGTGAGGTCCGCACCGGTTTCGGTACGGACGTTCCTAATGGGCGCAGTATAAAAAATTAGTTTCTGTTTGATTTAATGTTTGCTCTGGATTTCTATTGTTCGCTTCCGTCAATTAGTTTTGCAGATAACAGTGCGCCTTATCTCCGAATACACCGCAGTTGCGGTGTCCTACATCTACTTCAGCCTGAAAATGCACGCCTGATCATTGGTAGCTCACGTAAAGCAGGGCTGGCAGGCTGTGGGGAAATCACCGGCAAGTGATTTTTTACAGGCATAAAAAAACCCGGCGTGTGCCGGGTTTTTTCGAGGAGGAAGACCGGGATTAACGGTCTTCTGCAGCCACGTAGTCGCGAGCGGTGTAGCCGGTGTACAGCTGACGCGGACGACCGATCTTGTACGGATTGGAGATCATCTCGTTCCAGTGTGCGATCCAGCCTGCAGTACGGCCGGTAGCGAAGATCACGGTGAACATATCGGTAGGAATACCGATCGCCTTCATAATGATGCCGGAGTAGAAGTCCACGTTCGGGTAGAGTTTCTTCTCGACGAAGTACTCGTCTTCCAGGGCGATCTTTTCCAGTTTCTTGGCGATACGCAGCAGCGGATCGTTCTCGGCACCCATGGCACCCAGAACTTCGTCGCAGATGCCCTGCATTACGCGGGAGCGCGGGTCGAAGTTCTTGTATACGCGGTGGCCGAAGCCCATCAGGCGGAACGGGTCGTTCTTGTCTTTGGCCTTGGCAACATACTCGTCGATACGGCTCTCGTCGCCGATCTCCTGCAGCATGTTCAGTACCGCTTCGTTGGCGCCGCCATGTGCCGGGCCCCACAGGGTCGCGATACCGGAGGAGATACAGGCGAAGGGGTTGGCACCGGAGGAGCCGGCCAGACGCACGGTAGAAGTGGAAGCGTTCTGCTCGTGGTCGGCATGCAGCAGGAAGATCACATCCATGGCCTTGGCCACAACCGGGTCGATCTTGCTCGGCTCACAAGGGTTACCGAACATCATGTGCAGGAAGTTCTCGGAGTAGCTGAGGCTGTTATCCGGATACATGAACGGCTGGCCCTTGCTGTGCTTGTAGCACATGGCGGCCAGGGTCGGCATCTTGGCAATCAGACGGTCAGCGGAGATCTTGCGGTGTTCGGGATCGGTAATATCGAGGGAGTCGTGGTAGAAGGAGGCGAGGGCGCCTACTACACCGCACATCATGGCCATCGGGTGGGCGTCGTAGCGGAAGCCCTTGAAGAAGTTGACCAGGGATTCATGCACCATGGTGTGGTTCATGATGCTGTTGACGTATTCCTTCTTCTGTTCGACTGACGGCAGCTCGCCGTTCATCAGCAGGTAGCAGGTTTCCAGGTAGTCGGATTTCTGCGCCAGCTGTTCGATGGGGTAGCCGCGGTGCAGCAGCACGCCCTTGGCGCCATCGATATAGGTGATCTGGGATTCACAGGAGGCAGTGGACATGAAGCCCGGGTCGTAGGTAAACAGGCCTTTGCTCGCCAGGCTGCTGACGTCGACAACGTCGGGGCCGGCGGTGCCAGAGTAAACCGGCAGGTCGTAAGGGGCGTCGATACCGTCGACCGTGAGTTGAGCTTTCTTGTCGGACATTGTGGACTCCTAAAAACTATTCGTTTGCCAGCTTTTTTATTTCCACACAAATCACTGAATCGCTTCAGTAATCAGACGGCCCGAATAGGGGCGCGTTCCGCGCTCACCTGTGATCACCTTTTTATGGGAAGGGTTGTCTCAGGTGCTTTCTTTGCACGTACAAAACCCGGAAAGTGCCGGATTCTGCGGGCTCGGAGGGCCTTCTTTGGCTGCATCCGACGCGGATTGGGGGCTAGCGGGCTTTTGAGCGCGGCCAAACTTAAGTGCCGCGCTCCAAATTGTCAAACCAAATTGATGTGGCCGGCGGGTTCTATCGCCGCAGGATCTATCGCGTTGGGCGTGGGTGGCAGGGATTTTGCCTGTTCCGGAAGGAATTCTGGCGCGGAAATTCGGGTTTGTTGAAATGAGCGCCTCATACCATGGTCGGGTGCTTGGCGCCGTTTGCAACTGGTACAAAGCCGTCATCTGCGGCCCCAGGTTCGTTGTGTTTTGAAATTTGAATGCCTATAATCCGCGCGGCTTGCGCCTTGGTAAGGCCACTTTGTACAAGACCTCCCCAGGTTGGGTGGAAAGTGATCAGCAAGCTCGCTCGGTAAATAGAAAATTAGCGGGCGCCCCGTCTTTCAGGGCAACAAGGTGTTATTCCTGTGAACAAGAACAGACCTGTCAATTTAGACATTTCTACTATCAAGCTCCCTGCACCAGCGTTGGTTTCCATCCTGCACCGTATTTCCGGTGTGGTGCTCTTCGCTGTGGTTGCACTTTTGCTGTGCATGCTGGACTCCAGTCTGGAATCCGAGCAGGGTTTCCAAAAAGTAGCCGACTTTTTCACCAGTGTCCCGGCCAAGTTGCTCTTGTGGGCATCCCTGGCAGCGCTGATTTACCACCTGATCGCGGGTGTGCGCCATCTGCTGATGGATATCGGCCTGGGTGAGAGCCTCGAAGGTGGTCGTCGCGGCGCCGTCATCGTACTGGTGCTTTCTGTAGTGCTCATTCTGCTGGCGGGGGTTCTGGTATGGTAAAGGCAGTTACTGGCTTCGGCCGCAGTGGTCTGTACGACTGGTTCATTCAGCGCATCAGTGCTGTAGTGCTGGTGGCTTACACGCTCTTTATAGTGGGCTTCATTTTCCTTTCCAAGGATTTTGGCTACGCCAGCTGGTCCGCGCTGTTCGAGCAGCGCTGGGTGCGCGTATTCACCCTGGTGGCCCTGCTCTCCACACTCGCTCACGCCTGGATCGGCCTCTGGTCCGTTGTCACCGACTACCTCACCAATCGCATGATGGGCGGTAAAGCTACCGTTCTGCGCATCCTGGTAGAGGTTCTGTTGGGTGCCGTCGCCGTGTTCTACGCGGTGTGGGGCTTCGAAATTCTGTGGGGTATGTAAGTCATGTCGAATATGCGAACAATAACCTTTGACGGTATCGTAATTGGCGGCGGCGGCGCGGGTATGCGCGCGGCCCTGCAGATGGCCCAGTCTGGTTTCAAGACTGCGGTAATCACCAAAGTATTCCCGACCCGTTCGCACACGGTTTCTGCCCAGGGCGGCATTACCTGTGCAATTGCCAGCGACGACCCCAACGACGATTGGCGCTGGCACATGTACGACACCGTCAAGGGCTCCGACTATATCGGTGACCAGGACGCGATCGAGTACATGTGTTCCGTAGGCCCGGAAGCGGTGTTCGAGCTGGAGCACATGGGTCTGCCTTTTTCCCGCACCGAAGAAGGACGTATCTATCAGCGCCCGTTCGGCGGCCAGTCCAAGGACTTCGGCCGCGGTGGCCAGGCGGCGCGTACCTGCGCTGCGGCGGACCGTACCGGTCACGCGCTGCTGCACACCCTTTACCAGAACAACGTCAAGCACAACACCGTCTTCCTGAACGAGTGGTTCGCGGTTGACCTGGTGAAAAACCAGGACGGCGCTGTGGTCGGCGTTATCGCGATCTGCATTGAAGATGGTGAAGTCGTCTTCATCAAGTCGAAAGCCACCGTACTGGCAACCGGCGGTGCTGGCCGGATTTATGCCTCTACCACGAACGCACACATCAATACTGGTGACGGTGTTGGTATGGCGTTGCGGGCTGGCGTGCCGGTGCAGGATATCGAAATGTGGCAGTTCCACCCCACCGGTATTTACGGTGCGGGCACCCTGGTGACCGAAGGTTGTCGCGGTGAGGGCGGTTATCTGATCAACAAGGACGGCGAGCGCTTTATGGAGCGTTACGCGCCGAATGCCAAGGACCTTGCCGGGCGCGATGTGGTTGCCCGCTCCATGGTTCTCGAAATTCTGGATGGCCGCGGTGCCGGTCCGAACGGCGACCACGTGTTCCTGAAGCTGGACCACCTGGGTGAAGAGCTGCTGCACAGTCGCCTGCCGGGTATCTGTGAACTGTCGAAGACCTTCGCCCACGTCGACCCGGTAAAAGAGCCGATTCCGGTTGTGCCGACCTGTCACTATATGATGGGCGGTATTCCCACCAATATTCACGGCCAGGCCCTGACCCAGGACGCCTCGGGCAATGATCAGGTGATCGACGGTTTGTACGCCTGTGGCGAAGTAGCCTGCGTATCGGTGCACGGCGCCAACCGCCTGGGCGGCAATTCGCTGCTGGACCTGGTGGTCTTCGGCCGCGCCTCCGGCCTGTTCATCGAGAAAGCCCTGCGCGAAGGTATCGAAAGTCGCGAAGCTTCTGACTCTGATATCGAAGCGGCTATGTCTCGCCTGAACCGTCTCGAAACCACCAACAATGGTGAGAAGTCAGCGGATCTGCGCGCCGAACTGCAAGGCGTGATGCAGAACCACTTCGGTGTATTCCGTCGCGGTGACTACATGGCCGAGGGTGTTAGCAAGCTGGAAGATCTGCGTGAGCGTATTGCCAACGTCCGTCTGGACGACAAGTCGCGCGCCTTCAATACCGCGCGGATTGAAGCGCTTGAACTGCAGAACCTGCTGGAAGTGGCAGAAGCCACCGCGATCGCGGCAGAAGTACGCACCGAGAGTCGCGGTGCCCACGCCCGTGAAGATTATCAGGAACGCGACGACGAAAACTGGCTGTGCCACTCCATGTATTATGCGAGCGAGAAGCGTGTGGGCAAGCGCGCGGTCAATTTTGCGCCCAACACCGTAGACGCTTTCGAGCCGAAAGCGCGTACCTACTAATTCGGGAGCGGAAAGAACATGTTGAAAGTAAGCATTTACCGTTACAACCCGGAAACCGATTCTGCGCCCTACATGCAGGATTACGAGCTGGATACCCAGGGCAAGGACCTGATGGTGCTGGATGTGCTGGAGCTGCTGAAAGCGCAGGACCCGACCCTGTCATATCGCCGTTCCTGTCGTGAAGGTGTCTGTGGCTCCGACGGTATGAACATTTCCGGCAAGAACGGTCTTGCCTGTATCATGCCGATCTCCGAGGCCGCGCCGAAGGGCAAGCTGGTACTGCGCCCGCTGCCTGGCCTGCCGGTCATTCGTGACCTGGTTGTGGATATGGAACAGTTCTACACCCAGTACAAGAAGATCGAGCCGTACCTGCAGAACAGCTCCCCGGCTCCGGCCATCGAGCGTCTGCAGTCCCCGGAAGAGCGCGCGAAACTGGATGGCCTGTACGAGTGTATTCTCTGTGCCTGCTGTTCTACCTCGTGTCCGTCGTTCTGGTGGAACCCCGACAAGTTCATCGGCCCGGCCGGCTTGTTGCAGGCGTACCGCTTCCTCGCGGACAGCCGCGATGACGCAACCGATGAGCGCCTCGGCAAACTGGACGACCCGTTCAGCGTGTTCCGCTGCCACGGTATCCAGAACTGTGTGAACGTATGCCCCAAGGGTTTGAACCCCACCCGGGCAATCGGCCACATCCGTAATATGCTGATAACCCGCGCCGTGTAGGGAATTCATTCCCAAGCGGGAACGCGGGTTCCCACCAAAAATAATCACAATTAAGCCGACAGCAAAGCAGGTGTCAGGCTTATACGAAAAAGGGGAGGTGTCTTTTTAGCGCCTCCCCTTTTGTGAGTGAACGACAGGAAAGAGCGGCGTGAAATTCAAGGGTGCGCGCCGTCAACTGAGGTAGGCATTAATGCACGAAAGCACTATGGAGGAACTCTGGCGTACTTCGCATATTTCTGGCGGCAACGCCGGATACGTGGAGGAGCTGTACGAGACCTATCTGCACGATTCCAGTGGCGTACCGGAAGAATGGCGTAATTATTTTGACAGCCTGCCGCGCGTCAATGGCGGTGATGTCTCACATGCTGCCATTCGCCAGCACTTCGAGCTGTTGGCGAAAAACCGTACCCGCCCCCTCGCCGCTCCCGGCGCCGGCTCGGTCAACATCGAGCACGAACGCAAACAGATTAAAGTTCTGCAGCTGATCAATTCCTACCGTCACCGCGGTCACAAGAGAGCCACCCTGGAT
Protein-coding sequences here:
- the sdhD gene encoding succinate dehydrogenase, hydrophobic membrane anchor protein, producing the protein MVKAVTGFGRSGLYDWFIQRISAVVLVAYTLFIVGFIFLSKDFGYASWSALFEQRWVRVFTLVALLSTLAHAWIGLWSVVTDYLTNRMMGGKATVLRILVEVLLGAVAVFYAVWGFEILWGM
- the gltA gene encoding citrate synthase, giving the protein MSDKKAQLTVDGIDAPYDLPVYSGTAGPDVVDVSSLASKGLFTYDPGFMSTASCESQITYIDGAKGVLLHRGYPIEQLAQKSDYLETCYLLMNGELPSVEQKKEYVNSIMNHTMVHESLVNFFKGFRYDAHPMAMMCGVVGALASFYHDSLDITDPEHRKISADRLIAKMPTLAAMCYKHSKGQPFMYPDNSLSYSENFLHMMFGNPCEPSKIDPVVAKAMDVIFLLHADHEQNASTSTVRLAGSSGANPFACISSGIATLWGPAHGGANEAVLNMLQEIGDESRIDEYVAKAKDKNDPFRLMGFGHRVYKNFDPRSRVMQGICDEVLGAMGAENDPLLRIAKKLEKIALEDEYFVEKKLYPNVDFYSGIIMKAIGIPTDMFTVIFATGRTAGWIAHWNEMISNPYKIGRPRQLYTGYTARDYVAAEDR
- a CDS encoding FAD-dependent oxidoreductase, encoding MTEVSVEKRLSIPQHEARQQTTDYPIYVVIGAGPVGVRCAERLLENSDDAQVVLIGAEDEAPYNRVRLSQYLSQELSLQELENPVRKQSAGRLAEYHNRRITRIDRQERIVFDEEGTPQPYTKLILATGSRPRIPDIPGANLENIIPFRELRDAKALTHLRDRSQTILVAGAGALGLEAAAALKTQKNRVVLLARQGLLGGKLSTASENYLKAALTVLQVELMSGVEIQAFNGSKAVTGVQLSSGESLQVDTVVLCTGITPETTLGEESGLNTARGIQVSSFMQTSDPDIYAIGECAEFAELVYQLVRPGFEQADICARHICATKEKDIPAPYSGSRTDIELKIAHIPCALLGKTAPAGESSVYRYENRFRGQCREIYLSDGKLVGASLIGAWPERSRVSAAINSGEAISTASLRRFERDGYLWTKQEKQGIKQQPDSYLVCQCNGVSKGELCTAIANGKRSLHDLEMETQAGSVCGSCRPIMAELLDTPVPNLVMRHATSILLVSLLSLLLIAIAVFLPAPDVSNSVQVNWYLKNLWYDNFWKQVSGYTLLGLCLLTASLSLRKRLKKRNLGHLDHWRYFHSIVGCAALLVLIVHTGFRLGENLNLALMLVFLAATCTGSLVGVFMARNHHWTDLKLREHRKWWSRVHYALLWALPVLIFFHVLAVYYF
- a CDS encoding hemerythrin domain-containing protein, translating into MFRIFSGKSRNNTSSGNRDPHGPGQGRSISFDPNLIHDLKGDHKELIQIYQRIWSEGYERQDFQKISELLKAFKSTFQAHLIKENVSFYVYLEQSLSDDNHTLQIVKDFRSDMNDIANAVVQFCKRYSREVFTGKMLMDFKQDYEKIGEALTRRVSLEERELYTLYRYS
- a CDS encoding succinate dehydrogenase iron-sulfur subunit is translated as MLKVSIYRYNPETDSAPYMQDYELDTQGKDLMVLDVLELLKAQDPTLSYRRSCREGVCGSDGMNISGKNGLACIMPISEAAPKGKLVLRPLPGLPVIRDLVVDMEQFYTQYKKIEPYLQNSSPAPAIERLQSPEERAKLDGLYECILCACCSTSCPSFWWNPDKFIGPAGLLQAYRFLADSRDDATDERLGKLDDPFSVFRCHGIQNCVNVCPKGLNPTRAIGHIRNMLITRAV
- the sdhA gene encoding succinate dehydrogenase flavoprotein subunit, with translation MSNMRTITFDGIVIGGGGAGMRAALQMAQSGFKTAVITKVFPTRSHTVSAQGGITCAIASDDPNDDWRWHMYDTVKGSDYIGDQDAIEYMCSVGPEAVFELEHMGLPFSRTEEGRIYQRPFGGQSKDFGRGGQAARTCAAADRTGHALLHTLYQNNVKHNTVFLNEWFAVDLVKNQDGAVVGVIAICIEDGEVVFIKSKATVLATGGAGRIYASTTNAHINTGDGVGMALRAGVPVQDIEMWQFHPTGIYGAGTLVTEGCRGEGGYLINKDGERFMERYAPNAKDLAGRDVVARSMVLEILDGRGAGPNGDHVFLKLDHLGEELLHSRLPGICELSKTFAHVDPVKEPIPVVPTCHYMMGGIPTNIHGQALTQDASGNDQVIDGLYACGEVACVSVHGANRLGGNSLLDLVVFGRASGLFIEKALREGIESREASDSDIEAAMSRLNRLETTNNGEKSADLRAELQGVMQNHFGVFRRGDYMAEGVSKLEDLRERIANVRLDDKSRAFNTARIEALELQNLLEVAEATAIAAEVRTESRGAHAREDYQERDDENWLCHSMYYASEKRVGKRAVNFAPNTVDAFEPKARTY
- the sdhC gene encoding succinate dehydrogenase, cytochrome b556 subunit, with the protein product MNKNRPVNLDISTIKLPAPALVSILHRISGVVLFAVVALLLCMLDSSLESEQGFQKVADFFTSVPAKLLLWASLAALIYHLIAGVRHLLMDIGLGESLEGGRRGAVIVLVLSVVLILLAGVLVW